In Dysidea avara chromosome 3, odDysAvar1.4, whole genome shotgun sequence, a single window of DNA contains:
- the LOC136250371 gene encoding putative sodium-coupled neutral amino acid transporter 10 isoform X2: MLCSPYIMWSRVVLWNITGVFKCIPIFALAFACHPQLLIIYDAHPDPTVSRMTSIISNSVHLIGSMYSLVAFGGYMTFFVDHVDGDVLSNFYPTLFSQLIKLGFALSVVVSFPLVIFPCRVSINSLVSQIQQMPLEAPVRIPQGKFMAITIFITFSTLFVAILLPHIETVLALNGATVGSLISYVYPAAIFLSVTHYREEMRTTAKVLLGIGLIILMASTVSILISNMDDAEVDHNRPIKYPWPQPKMVDNFPAIHKEIDVPKEIENPVDVLQNVDGAEDKGGGADDSRVEQYPDQPMMDESKKASPSSPTSEQASDATQETKSENDNDHKELISKLETLEERVQKLESENEELKEQKLESDSIEKEETEDQEFKKVDTDSHVMENHEGKVVDKAVVAVETDETKTLLQDDAAKLKNPESLPKTLSKDTPAGLQLDKDNRDIPAVVGAHQPVNSPNVPLKPQVVQGHQQRPLVHGTTRELEKDDKINSLQNNPAQQHHLNIDTEKDQARVETHGEKVKTKANTDFPDLTLDREQSKTKVVIPDVSLHKEIIHEDVHDAEKVPQPVKDIDLDRHERNVDLRKTNDDSLEHLVDQKLEQELLKLKAAEDVGVRSRDLLHSDEQLNSNDLKLDNNNKDDDNNDQKINPKLDDSSKTEFHVDEMGGTPSPAAPIAVNKTVVSETTSSIKRSMLSLKQSDNNETHSLNNGG, encoded by the exons ATGCTTTGTTCACCCTATAT CATGTGGTCGCGTGTGGTGCTTTGGAATATCACTGGAGTCTTCAAATGTATACCAATATTTGCTCTTGCCTTCGCCTGTCACCC ACAGCTACTAATCATTTACGATGCACACCCTGACCCAACTGTCAGCAGAATGACTTCCATCATTTCCAATTCTGTTCACCTCATTGGATCAATGTACAGCTTG GTGGCCTTTGGTGGGTACATGACATTTTTTGTTGATCACGTTGATGGTGATGTTCTGTCTAATTTCTATCCCACATTGTTTTCTCAGTTGATCAAGTTGG GGTTTGCACTGTCGGTAGTGGTCAGTTTTCCTTTGGTCATTTTCCCATGTCGTGTCAGTATTAACTCACTTGTTTCACAG ATACAACAAATGCCCCTGGAGGCACCGGTGAGAATCCCACAAGGCAAATTCATGGCTATCACAATCTTCATCACATTTTCAACACTCTTTGTAGCCATTCTATTACCACACA TTGAGACTGTGCTAGCATTAAATGGAGCTACAGTTGGCTCCCTAATCAGTTATGTCTACCCAGCAGCCATCTTCCTCAGTGTGACACACTACAGGGAAGAAATGCGTACCACTGCTAAG GTATTGCTAGGTATTGGTTTGATCATACTAATGGCTAGTACAGTGTCCATTCTTATATCCAACATGGATGATGCCGAGGTTGATCATAACAGACCAATCAAATACCCTTGGCCACAGCCCAAGATGGTTGACAACTTCCCAGCCATACATAAGGAAATTGATGTACCCAAAGAGATTGAGAACCCAGTGGATGTGCTGCAGAATGTGGACGGGGCTGAAGATAAAGGGGGTGGGGCTGATGACAGTAGAGTGGAGCAGTACCCAGACCAACCAATGATGGATGAAAGCAAAAAAGCATCACCTTCAA GTCCTACTAGTGAGCAAGCATCAGATGCAACACAAGAAACTAAATCAGAGAATGACAATGACCATAAAGAACTGATATCAAAGTTGGAAACACTTGAAGAGAGAGTTCAAAAGTTGGAATCTGAGAATGAAGAGCTGAAAGAACAGAAATTGGAATCTGATAGTATTGAGAAAGAAGAAACCGAGGATCAAGAATTTAAAAAAGTGGACACTGACAGTCATGTTATGGAGAATCATGAAGGAAAAGTTGTGGACAAGGCTGTTGTAGCAGTAGAAACTGATGAAACAAAAACTTTGTTGCAAGATGATGCAGCAAAGTTGAAGAATCCAGAATCATTGCCCAAAACCCTGTCTAAGGATACCCCTGCTGGTTTACAACTTGATAAGGATAATAGAGACATACCAGCTGTTGTAGGAGCTCATCAACCAGTGAATTCTCCTAATGTACCACTGAAGCCTCAGGTGGTGCAAGGTCACCAACAGCGACCACTTGTCCATGGTACCACCAGAGAGCTTGAAAAAGATGACAAAATTAATTCACTTCAGAACAACCCTGCACAACAACATCACTTGAACATTGACACTGAAAAGGACCAGGCAAGGGTTGAGACCCATGGTGAGAAGGTCAAGACCAAAGCCAATACTGATTTTCCTGACCTTACTCTTGACAGGGAACAGAGCAAGACAAAGGTTGTTATTCCAGATGTCTCTCTCCACAAAGAGATAATTCATGAAGATGTCCACGATGCAGAGAAAGTACCTCAACCAGTTAAAGATATTGATCTTGATCGCCATGAACGTAATGTCGATTTACGTAAGACTAATGATGACTCTCTGGAGCACCTTGTTGATCAGAAGTTAGAACAAGAATTGCTCAAACTTAAAGCAGCAGAAGATGTGGGAGTGCGGTCTCGTGACCTCTTACACAGTGATGAACAACTCAACAGTAATGACCTTAAACTTGACAATAACAACAAAGATGATGACAACAATGATCAAAAAATCAATCCAAAATTGGATGACTCGTCAAAGACAGAGTTCCATGTTGATGAGATGGGTGGGACTCCATCTCCTGCTGCCCCTATTGCAGTTAATAAAACTGTGGTGAGTGAAACAACTAGCTCAATAAAGAGAAGTATGCTGTCTCTTAAACAGAGTGATAACAATGAAACTcactctttaaataatggtggATAA